In Antricoccus suffuscus, the genomic stretch GAGATGCTCGAGGCATATACGACTCTCGGGTTCCTCGCCGCTCGGACCTCGAAGATCGAGCTCGTGCCTTGGGTTACGGCCGCAATCTACCGCGAGCCAGGAATGTTGGCGAAGATCGTCAGCACCCTTGACGTGTTGTCCGGTGGGCGAGCCTGGCTCGGTATCGGTGCGGGCTGGAACGAAGACGAAGCGCGCGGTCTCGGACTGCCGTTCCCTCCTCTGGCAGAACGGTTCGAGCGTCTCGAGGAGACAATTCAGATCTGCCTGCAGATGTGGAGCGATGACGATGGGCCGTACAACGGCAAGCATTACCAGTTGGCCAGAACCCTCAACTCGCCCCAGCCGCTCACCAAGCCGCATCCACCGATCCTGATCGGCGGCGGCGGCGAGAAGAAGACCCTTCGTATGGTGGCCAAGTACGCGAACGCGTGCAACCTGTTCGCGAACGACGACCTGACCCATAAACTCGACGTACTGCGAGAACACTGCGACCGCGAGGGCCGCGACTACGACGACATCGAGAAGACCGTCATGCGGTCGCTGGATCCCGGCGAGGGCGGCGCAGGCGTGGACAAGTTGATCGAGGAACTGCAGGCGCTCGCGAAGCTCGGCGTCTCGGAGGTGCATGGCGGCGTACCGCACGTCTCGCAGATCACCGCATTGGAAATCCTCGGCCGCGAGGTTGTACCCGCAATTGCGGAGTTCTGAGCCTTCCAGTTCCGCAGCTGCGCGGTTAGGGTGGGCTCATGACTTCTTATAAGGTAGTAAATCCAGCAACCGGGGAGACCGTCAAGGAATACCCCGAGGCCACCGACGCCGAAATCCAGGATGCGTTGAAGCGTTCGGACGAGGCGTTCAAGACCTGGCAGAACGCCCCGGTCGGCGAGCGGTCGAAGGTCCTCGCTCGCGTTGCCGAACTCTACGACGAGCGCAAAGAAGAACTCGCGAGGATCATCGGGCGTGAGATGGGCAAGCCGGTCGCCCAGGGAATCGGCGAGGTCGGCATCGTCGGAAGCATCTACAACTACTACTCCACCGAAGGCCCCGGCCTGATGCAGGACGAGGTCCTTTCGGTCAGTGGCGGCGGCGAGGCCGTCGTACGTTCGGCGCCGCTCGGTTCGCTCCTGGGGATCATGCCGTGGAACTTCCCGTACTACCAGGTGGCCCGCTTTGCCGCGCCCAATCTGATGCTCGGCAACACGATCATTCTCAAGCATGCGCCATGCTGCCCGGAGTCTGCGCTCGCGATCGAGCAGATCTTCAAAGATGCGGGGCTGCCAGAAGACGCCTACATCAACGTCTTCGCCACCAACGATCAGGCGGCCGACATCATCGCCGATCCGCGTAACCACGGAGTCTCACTCACCGGTAGTGAGCGTGCCGGCGCGGCCGTTGCCGAGGTCGCCGGGCGCAACCTCAAGAAGGTTGTGCTGGAACTAGGTGGATCTGACGCGTTCATCGTGCTTGACTCGCCCGATGTAAAGAAGACGGCAAAGATCGGTGCCGGCTGGCGCGCGATGAACGCCGGTCAGGCCTGTAACGCCCCGAAGCGCTTCATCGTCAAGGATGATCTGTACGACGAGTTCGTCGAGACGCTGACCGACCAGTTCAGCCAGATCAAGCCCGGAGATCCGCTCGACCCGAAGACCGCCTTCGGCCCGCTGTCGTCGCAGGCCGCCGCCGATGGTCTGATGTCGCAGATCCAGGACGCGATCGACAAGGGAGCGACGGTGCACACCGGTGGCAAGCCAGTCGACCGTCCGGGCGCCTATATCGAACCGACGGTCCTGACCGATGTCACCCCGCAGATGCGTGCCTACTCCGAGGAGCTCTTCGGGCCGGCCGCCGTCGTCTACAAGGTGGCCAACGAGGACGAGGCGGTCGAACTCGCCAACAGCTCGTCGTACGGCCTGGGCGGCACGGTGTGGAGTGCCGACCTCGACAAGGCACGCGCCGTGGCCGACCGGCTCGACACCGGGATGGTGTTCATCAACGCAGTTGGCGGCACGCAGGCGGATCTACCATTTGGCGGCGTGAAGCGTTCTGGCATTGGCCGCGAGCTCGGGAAGTTCGGGATGGACGAGTTCGTCAACAAGAAGCTCGTGCGCATCCCGAAGTAACGACGCGCAGGCGTCGTACCTCCGACGCTCGGCCGCAGCTTTTGTTAAAGCCGCTCGATGAGCCCGCGGATGTACGACGCCTGCCCCGCATGCTGCAGGTCGTCGCCGATGACGCTGACCAGCCGTACCCCGAGAGTTACCGGCGGGTCCCACCGTGTGTCGACCACCCGATCGAGGTCCTTGTCGGTGAGTGTCGCGACGTACTTCTTGGTCTGGGCGGTCACCGCGTCGAGGTAGCCGGTCAACAGGTCCCCGGACTCGACCTTTACCTTCGCGACATCCTCCGAGCTCTGCCCGTAGCCATGCGCCGCATCGTCGAACGGAAGATCGAAGCGTCGCGCCCATCCCTCAGAAGTCCAGACCTGATCGATTCCAGCGACGTCCGCGACATGGTCGTCCTGCACTCGCGTCAGATGCCAGACCAGCCACGCAATCGAGTTGGCGTCGGCGTCGGGACGATACGACAGCTGCTCCGGGGTCAGGCCCTCGACGGCGTCGTTGACGATCTCGGTAATCCGGTCGAAGTGGTCGCGCAGTAGATCGGCAGAGTTCACGGCGGTTCCTTTCATGGAGGGTTGCACAGGGTCGTACCACGTCTCACCGTAATCCGGCGAGCGACATTTTAGTCTGCGACTAGGCGTGGGGTCCGGTCGCGCGAGCAGCGGTAGTGCGGATCGCGCGCGCGAAGGTCGGCCAAAGCTCGCGTGGGACGAAATGTCCGAGTCCGGGGATCATCAACTGCCGGGCCCCGGAAACGGCCGTCGCGATCGCTCGCCCCGCGGACGGTCGCAGCACCGGGTCTTCAAGCCCATGCACGACGAGGGTCGGTTGCCTGATTTCCGCGAGAGAACCTCCGCTCCACTTCGCGCCGGTTTGCCGACTCATCGCTTTTGTATCGCGAAACGGGCTGCTCGAGTCCCGTTCGGCGATGATCCGGGCCGCCCTCTCGTCAAAAGGGTAATCCGAAGTCGATAGAGCCCGAAGAACTGCAACCCCGAGTGCGATGTCGCCGTCGCGTCCTTCAGGAAATTTCATGCGGCTCATCTGCACTATGAACCGGGGTCGCACGAACCGAAGTGCGGATAATCCGGATGCATCACTTGGCACCGCGCCCGACGTTATTAGGCTACGGACTCGGCTCGGATGCCGAATTGCGATCCGCTGAGCGACCAGCCCGCCCATCGAATGGCCAAAGAGGTGCGCCGACTCCCAGCCCATGCTGTCGAGTACGGCAACCGCATCGTCGGTCAGGTCCTCGGCGGTGTACGCGGCCGGACGCGGTCGGAAGAGTGCGACTAGCGGATGCACTTTTTCGGTATCGGGGAAGCGAGTGGACTCTCCGGCGTCTCGATGGTCGTAAGCAACGACGTGAAATCCCTCGCCGACGAGGGAGTCGACGAGCCCCTGCGGCCACCAGAACCGGGTGGTGCCTAGGCCGATCACGAGCAGAAGCGGGTCGCCGCCGGCGCCTCCGAGATCTTCATAGGCGATCTCGACGTCCCCGTTCCGGGCATACCTCGTTGTGTTGGTATTCATTCCGACTCCCTTCCGTCATTTGCAAACATCGTTCGCAAATGATGATACCTCTTTTTCGGGTACAGTGTTCGCAAATAGTGTTGGAGGTGCGAATGACCGCAGATCGCGATGACGAGATCATCTGGCTGCGACGCGAGCATGCGAACCTCGGCCGGCCGGCCGAGCGCAGCCGAGCGCAGCTCACTGCGGCCGCTGTTCGGATTGCTGATGTGGATGGCTTGGACGCGGTCTCGATGCGACGCGTCGCTGCGGATCTGGGTACCGGCGCCGGCTCGCTCTATCGCTATGTCGCTGCTCGGGATGATCTGCTCGACCTCATGATCGATGCGGTCGCCGAAGAATACGAATTCACGCCATCTACCGGCGACGCGATCGCTGACCTGCTTGATATCGGCCGTCAGATGCGCCAGATTATGCATGCTCATCCGTGGCTGCCCGCGATGGTCGCGACCACGCCGACACTGGGCCCCAACGGCATCGACCTGCTCGAGCACGTACTTGGCCTGCTGGCCGATCATCCCGCCGACGTTTCGACCAAACTCGAGACCTTCGCGATGCTGAATGCGTTGGTCTCGTCTTTCGTGCAGAGCGAGGTCAACGGTAACTCTGGGGCGCAACGTCGCCAGGCGGCCTACCTTGCTCATGTGGCCGCTGCCGGTGACCATCCGAGAATCGCTGCTGCCGTCGCCGATGCACCCCTGGAGATGACCGGCGCAGATCGCTTCGACGCACTCGTTGGTCGAGCGCTTATCGGCCTCCTCGGTGATGCTGGGAAATAGGTGGTCGCCCGCGCATCGCGCTTTGTGACCGGCCTATGTCAGAGAATCGCGAGCCCTCCCGATCGCGGACAGCGCGGAAATGCGATACACATGAACTGTCCCGATTGACCACAGTTGTGAAGGCGTGAGGGCAATGGCGCATTATCAGTCCGCAGGATTCATCCCACCGAAGCGGCACACGCAGCACCGCCTGGACAACGGCCGGCTGGCGTACGAAGAACTGATGGGGGAGGAGGGGTTCTCCTCGGACTCGTCGCTGCTTTATCACCGCAACATTCCGTCCACGATCGCCGATTCGCGGATCTGGGACCTCGCCGACCAGTCGACCGAGCCCAACCATCCCATCATCCCCATGCACCTGAAACTGCACGACCTTTTTGCCGTCGACGACACCGCGCCGGGCGGCGCGACGCCGTACCAGGGAGTGGACGTGGTGACCGGGCGGCGGCTCGTGCTCGGTAACGGCGACGTCCGGATCTCCTACGTAGTAGCCGATACGCCATCGCCGTACTACCGCAACGCGATCGGCGACGAGTGCCTGTACGTCGAAAGAGGTTCGGCGCGGGTGGAGACGACGTTCGGGCTTATCGAAGCCGCCGAGGGTGACTACGTGATCATTCCGCGGGCGACCAACCATCGATGGGTCCCTGACACAGATGGTGAGCCGCTGCGGGTCTACTGCATCGAGGCCAACTCGCATATCGCCCCGCCGAAGCGCTATCTGTCGCGGTTCGGCCAGTTGCTGGAGCATTCGCCGTACTGCGAACGCGACCTCCGTCCGGCCGGCGGTCCGCTGCTGGCCGAGGACGTCGGCGCAGACGCTGCCGACGCCACCGACGTCTACATCAAGCACCGCGGCAACGGGCCCGGCGGCATTGTCGGGACGGTGCATACGTTGCCGACTCATCCGCTGGACGTGATCGGCTGGGACGGCTGCCTCTACCCGTATGCGTTCAACGTGCGCGACTTCGAGCCGATCACCGGCCGCGTGCATCAGCCGCCACCGGTCCATCAGGTCTTCGAGGGCGACAACTTCGTGATCTGCAACTTCGTGCCGCGCAAAGTCGACTACCACCCACTCTCGATCCCGGTGCCCTACTACCACTCCAACGTCGACAGTGACGAGATCATGTTCTACGTCGACGGCGACTACGAGGCGCGGAAGGGTTCGGGGATCGGCAAGGGGTCGATCTCGGTTCACCCGGGCGGCTACTCGCACGGACCGCAGCCCGGAGCGTACGAAAACTCCGTTGGTATCGACTACTTCGACGAGCTCGCGGTCATGATCGACACGTTCCGGCCGCTGGAGATCGGCGAGGCAGGGCGGGCCAGCGACGATGGCCTGTACGCGTCGTCCTGGTCGCGCAACCTCCCGTCGAACTAGTGCGTACCGATCCCAGAGCGTCTCCAAGGACGGATTAGGTCGGGTGTATGCGACCTAATCCGACCTAGAGACGACGAGCGGAACCGGTGCAGACCGCCAGAAACAGGGGATAGGAACGGTCACCCTTGGCTACCTGAAAGATGCCACCCCGGTACTGCACCGCGAAGCCGGCTTCCTCGAGCTGGCCGGTCAAGGTCTTCTGATTGAAGCCGTTGTGGCCGTCGAAGTCCGTGTTGTGAAATGACCCGTCCTCTTCCTCAAGATCCACAATGCACGCCCGGCCACCGTCAGCAAGCAGCGTTGCAAAGCTGGCAAGGACCGTGGGCAAGTCGGCGATGTGGTGCAAGGCCATTACCGTGACGATGAGATCGAACCGTTCGTCCGGGGTATCGCCCGTCGAGAGGTCCAGGTCCCACACGCGGGTGTTGGCCGGGAGCGTCCCCGCCGTGATCTTGTCCTCGGCGACAGCGCGCATCCCCGCGGACGGGTCGGCGAGCGTGATCGGTCCTACCGCCCCTACGAGCTGCTGTGAGACGAGCCCGGTGCCGGCGCCGTATTCGAGTAGGCGCATCGAGGGCTGCAGAGGTACGGCATCGCTGATCGCGCTCGCAACCGCGCGTGCCCGCTCCACTTTGGCCGGCTCATCCCAGGTGGCCGCCCGGTCGTCAAACGAACTCGTGGTCATCTGCTGCTCCTCGCCGAGTGTGGTCTGCGTCCACCTTAACGTCCCCAATAGCGGCACCCTCTTCCTTCTCGTGCCTCATTTGGCGTGACAAGGAAGAGTTTCGCGAGACAGGGGAGGCGGCCGGTTGCCGATGGTGAGGTACGAAGTCGCGGATGGTGGCGGCGGGTCGCCAGCGCTCCGGCGGGCTGTTGTTGAATGGAGCCATGAAGCTACGGATCTTCACCGAACCCCAGCAAGGCGCGAGCTACGGGACGCTGCTCTCGGTCGCGCAGGCGACCGAGAAGCTCGGCTTTGACGCGTTCTTCCGCTCCGACCATTACCTGGTCATGGGTGGCGGTGATGGGTTGCCGGGCCCGACCGATGCATTCCTGACTCTTGCGGGTCTGGCCCGCGAGACCAGCACGATCAGGCTCGGCACGCTTGTGTCGTCGGCGACCTTCCGGCTGCCCGGGGTCACGGCAATCTCCGTCGCGCAGCTTGACGAAATGAGCGGCGGGCGCATCGAGCTCGGTCTCGGCACTGGGTGGTACGACGCAGAGCACACGGCTTACGGCATCCCGTTCCCAGCTTTAGGTGAGCGATTTGACCGGCTCGAGGAGCAACTCGAGGTCATCGACGGGCTGTGGCGTACGCCGGTCGGTGAGACGTACAGCTTCGACGGCAAGCACTACACGCTCAAGAATTCGCCCGCGCTCCCCAAGACCGTGCAGCAGCCAGGGGTCCCGATCGTTGTCGGCGGTGGTGGCAAGAAACGTACGCCGTACCTTGCCGCCAAGTACGCCGCCGAGTTCAATCGTGTATTCACTTCGGTTGACGACACGAAGGCGCAGTTCGAGCGAGTCCTCGCGGCGTGCGACGAACAAGGTCGCGAGCGATCCTCACTTGTGCTGTCGGCCGGCCAAGTTGTCTGCGTCGGACGCACCGAGGCCGAGATCAAGAAGCGCGCTGAGGCAATCGGCCGCGACGTCGACGAACTGCGTGCCAACGGACTCGCCGGTACGCCGGACGAAGTCGTCGACAAGATAGGGAAGTTTGGTGACGCAGGCGCCGTTCGCATGTATATGCAGATTCTTGACCTCAGCGACCTCGATCACCTCGAGGTGCTCGCTTCCGACGTGATGGCTCAGCTGTGACCCTCGAGCGACGGTCGATCGGCAGCGCCGGGCTGCGCTCCAGCCTGCTCGGGTACGGCGCGATGGGGCTGTCTGGCGTATACGGCGCGGCCGACGACCACGAGTCGGTTTCTCTGCTGCACCAGGCGATCGATCTTGGCATCACAATGTTCGACACGGCCGATGCGTACGGCGCCGGTCACAACGAGTCGCTGTTGGGCAGGGCATTTCACGATCGCCGGCACCAGGTCACTATCGCTACTAAGACCGGTGCCCTTCGCGACACGGGCTTGGGCCGCGCCGAACATATCCACGCCGCGATCGACGAGAGCCTGCGCCGGCTGCAGACCGATCACATTGATCTCTACTACCTGCACCGGGTCGACCCCACGACTCCGATTGAAGAAACGATCGGCGCGATGAGCGAGCTGGTGCATGCGGGCAAAGTCAAATACCTCGGCGTTTCCGAGGTAAGTGCGGACACCCTTCGCCGCGCGCACGCGACTGCACCGATAAGCGCCGTACAGCAGGAGTACTCGCTATTCGTGCGAGATCCGGAAGAGGACCTGCTCCCGACTATGCGTGAGCTCGGCATCGGGCTGGTCGCCTACTCACCACTGGGCCGCGGCATCCTCTCCGGCGCGATGCGCAACATCGCCGAGGTCGAAAACCTCGAAGACCGCCAAAACCGCTATCCGCGGTTCGAGGAAGATGCATTCGAAAAGAATGTCCGGCTCGTCGAGCAGATGAGTCAGATCGCCCACGCGCTCGACCTCACTCCCAGCACCCTCGCTCTGGCCTGGGTGCTGGCTAAAGGCGACGACGTGGTTCCGATCTTCGGCACGCGCAAGATTCACAACCTGCAAGCAAACCTCGCCGCCACGGAGGTCTCGCTCGATGCGGAGACCATCGACCGGCTCGACCACCTTTTCCCGATCGGCGCTCTTCACGGTGCTCGTTATAACGAGGCATTGCAGAAACGCATCAAGCGCTAGACGTCGTACTCACTACACACGGTTACCCCCTGTCAAGGGGGATGAAGGAGCAACATGTATCCCGGTAAATGGGCGAAGACGCAGCCCGATCACCCGGCCGTCATCATGTCGGACACGGGCCAGACACTGACGTTCCGCGAGCTCAACGAACGCTCGATCCGGCTCTCACACTGGTTCCACGAGCAGGGCCTTCGCCACGGCGACGTGGTGGCGCTGCTGTCGACGAACTCGGTCGAATACTTCGAGGTCTACTGGGCTGCCGTCCGTTCCGGTCTTTACCTGACGGCGATTAACTTCCACTTGCTGCCTGGCGAGGTCGGCTACATCTTGAACGACTGCCAAGCAACCGCTCTGGTCGCGTCCGCGGACTTGGCTGAGTTGGCGACCAGTGCACTCGCGCAGGCGCCCACTGTCTGCGCCAAGCTCGCCTACAAGGGCTCGATCGAAGGCTTCGAGGACTACGAACAGACCCTCCAGGCGCAACCGACCGAGGAGCTCGCCGAGCACCGTTCCGGACGGACCATGCTCTACTCCTCGGGCACGACGGGGCGCCCCAAGGGCGTGCGGCTGGCGTTTTCCGGTCTCAATGTCGAGGACGACACCGACGGCGGCCTCGCGGTGATGGCCGAGATCTTCGGCTTCGACACGGACACCCGCTATCTGTCGCCCGCGCCGCTCTACCACGCCGCGCCGCTGCGCTACTCCGCACGGATCCAGGCGTACGGCGGCACGGTCATCTCGATGCCGAAGTTCGATGCCGAAGAGGCGCTGCGGCTGATCGAAAAATACAAGATCACCCATAGCCAATGGGTCCCGACGATGTTCGTGCGGATGCTCAAGTTGCCCGAGGAGGTACGCGCGAAGTACGACGTTTCCAGTCTCAAGATTGCGATCCACGCGGCCGCGCCGTGTCCACGTGACGTCAAGGCCGCGATGATCGACTGGTGGGGTCCGGTCTTGTGGGAGTACTACGCCGGATCAGAGTCCAACGGCAGCACGCTCATCAACTCCGAACAATGGCTGCAAAAACCCGGCTCTGTAGGCAAAGCAGCCGCTGGAGAGCTCCACGTCTGCGACCAGGACGGCAATGAGCTACCGACCGGTGAGGTGGGCAAGGTCTACTTCGAACAAGAAGTCGTCGAGTTCGAATACTTCAACGACCCCGAAAAGACGGCCGCATCCCGCCACCCCGCCCACGACAACTGGTCGGCGATCGGCGACCTCGGCTATGTCGACGAAGACGGTTTCCTTTTCCTTGCAGAGCGGCAAAGTTTCGTCATCATCTCTGGCGGGGTCAACATCTACCCGCAGGAGATCGAGGACGCGCTCGTGCTGCATCCGAGCGTGTACGACGCCGCCATCATCGGCGTACCCAACCCGGACTTCGGCGAAGAGGTTAAGGCCGTCATCCAGCTCGAGGCCGGCGTACCGCCCACGGACGAGACGCGGGAAGCGCTGATGGAACACCTGCGTGCGCATGTCGCGTCGTTCAAGCTGCCCCGCTCGATCGATTTCATCGATGACCTTCCCCGCACGCCCACTGGCAAGCTGCGCAAGCACGAAATCCGCAAGAGCTTCGTCTAAATACCTTGGAGGACCACGATATGGCCGATGACAACCACCGTTCCCTGAGCCTGAACCGCACCGACCTGGGGAAGTTCGAGGTGACGAACCCACGTGGCGGATCACTCGTTACCGGCAAGGGCGACGACGCAGACTTCACTCCCGGGGAACTGCTGATGGTCGCAATCGCATCCTGCACGGGGGTCGATGTGGACATGCTCACCGCGCGGCGCGCGGAACCAGACCGCTTCAAGGTTCGTGTCGAGGCCGACAAGATGAAAGATGAGCAGGGTAACCACCTAGGCAACATCACGCTCACCTTTGACATCGCGTTTCCGGAAGGCGAGAAGGGCGATCAGGCAAGAGAGGTTGTACCGGCGATGGTGCAGCGCTCACGTGAGCGGCTCTGCACCGTCGGCCGGACGGTGCAGATCGGTACGCCGATCACTGACCAGTTCGGCCCGGTCGAGTAGCGGAGTACATCTACTGTACGGCGAGGTTGCTAAACGTACTTCTAAAGAACACCAGCGGTTTTTTGTCAGTTTCGGCATCCAGGTGCAGCACGCGGCCAACGACGATGTCATGGTCGCCTCCATCGTGCACGGCATCGATCATGCAGTCGATGTGCGCGAGCACTCCCTCGACCAGCGGCGCCCCGCTGGGGCCCGGCTCCCAGGAGACCCCGGCGAATTTGTCGCCGCCGGAGCGCGCGAACTGACTGCTCAAGTGCTGTTGTCCCTCAGACAGGATATTGGCCGCGAAATGTTTCGCGCGGCGGATCTTGGGCCAGCTTTTCGATGACTTCGCGGGGCAGAACATCACCAACGGTGGGTCGAGGGACAGCGACATAAATGACTGGGCCGTGAGGCCGACCGGCTCGCCGTCGAGCATCGCGGTCACCAGGACGACGCCCGATGCGAAGTTGCCGAGCACGGACCTGAACGTGTCGCCGTCGACGCTCGCCTTGTCCAGCTGCGCGGCCTCGTCAGATGATTCCTTCATGATCCCTCCTGGCCATTCAGCAACGGGAGCGCCGCCGACTCGAACAACTGCGCCGTGTCCCGGGCGGTCGGCGTACCGGCGTCGGGATCGGCGCCCGCGGCCAGGAGAACCTCGGTGACGTCGACATAGCTTTTGAACACCGCACCGGCAAGCGGAGTCTGTCCGCGGTCGTTCACCCTCTCGACGTCGCCGCCGGCCTTGACAAGCCCGTCGACCAGGGCCGCATGACCGTGATACGCCGCCAGCATCAGCAGCGTGTTGCCCTGGGGATCGGTCAGATTCGGTGACAGCCCGGCGGCCACGTAGTCGAGCAGTTGGGCATCGCCGTCGCGAGCCAGGTCGAACATCCGATGCGCGAACTCGACGAGTTCTTTCGAGGGCTCCATGCCCGCAACACTAGTCGCCATGCCCGGCCAGATGCAGCGAGTAGAGGAGACCGCGGATGCTTCGACGTTGGCCCGTACGACGCGTGGAATGATTCGTCACCATGAGCGCAAAACCACTCGAGGAGATCGTCGACGCGTCCTGGGTGCCGGTACTTCGCCCGGTTGAGGACCGGATCGCTGCTATGGGCGAGTTCTTGCGCGCTGAAGTGGCCGCGGGCCGTAGCTATCTACCTGCTGGTGACAACATCCTGCGCGCGTTCCGCCAGCCGATCGGCAACGTGCGGGTGCTGCTCGTCGGCCAGGACCCCTATCCCACGCCCGGACACGCTGTCGGCCTGTCCTTCTCGGTCGAGCCGCACGTGCGACCGATCCCAAGATCGCTGCAGAACATCTACAAGGAGTACGCCGCCGACCTGGGCTTCCCTGCGCCGGGCAACGGCGATCTGAGTCCGTGGGAACAACACGGCGTGTGTCTGCTCAACAGGTGCCTCACCGTCGCGCCGGGCGCGCCGGCCAGTCACCGGGGCAAGGGCTGGGAGGCGGTGACCGATGCGGCGATCGATGGTCTGGTCGGCCGTGGCGGTCCGCTCGTCGCCCTCCTGTGGGGACGCGACGCGCAAAACCTGACGCCGCGGCTCGGCGATACACCGATTGTCGCCTCGGCGCACCCGAGCCCGATGTCAGCCGACCGCGGGTTCTTCGGCTCCAGGCCGTTCACCCGTATTAACGAACTGCTCACCGCGGCCGGCGCCGAACCGGTCGACTGGCGACTGGCATGAGCAACGACGAGGGGTACGCCGGCTGGTCATTTGACACCCGTGCGGTGGCTGTCGGCAGGCCCACCGGAGCCGGCGCGCCGCTTAACACGCCGCCGGTGTTTGCCTCCAGCTTCCGGGAAGGCGGCAATGACTACGCACGGTTTGGCACCCCGACCTGTGACGCGTTCGAGGCGGCGCTCGGCGCTCTCGAGGGTGGCGTGGCGGTCGGCTTTGCAACCGGGATGGCCGCCTGCGCCGCCGTGCTCGAAGACCTGCCATCGGGCGCGCGGGTCGTCGCCGCGGCAAACATCTACCACGGCGCGCGGACGCTGATGCGCGACATGGAGGAGCGCGGCCGGTTGGTCCTGGACACCGTCGACGCGACCGATCTGACCGCTGCCCGCGCTTCACTCGCCGGCGCCGCGATGCTATGGCTGGAGTCGCCGAGCAACCCGCTGCTGCAGGTGCTCGATCTAGAGGCGCTGTGCCGGCTAGGCAAAGAAGCGGGCGTACCGGTGGTCGTGGATAGCACCTTCGCCACCCCCGTGCTGCAAAATCCACTCGCGCACGGCGCAGCGGCGGTCGTGCACTCGGCGACGAAGTACATCGGTGGGCATTCGGACCTCATGATGGGTGCGGTCGTCGTGCCGGATGAGGAGGCCGCCGAACCGGTACGCCGCCGACGTACGTTTCATGGCGCCATGCCCGGTGCGATGGAGGCGTTTCTGGCGCTGCGCGGGCTGCGCACCCTGCCGCTGCGAATCAAGGCCGCTCAGCAGAACGCGATGGTCATCGCCGGACGGTTGGCCGAGCACCCGGCCGTCACGAGCGTGTTCTACCCAGGGCTGCCAGGCGATCCCGGACATGAACTAGCGTCCCGACAGATGCGCGGGTTCGGCGCCATGTTGTCCTTCTGCGTCGAGTCCGAAGACCGCGCGGACGAGGTACTCGCGCGTACCCGGCTGATCGT encodes the following:
- a CDS encoding LLM class F420-dependent oxidoreductase gives rise to the protein MKIGLHISDHTFPSGPAGLRDDLIRIVSAAEEADFQRVSVMDHVWQISMLGPPEREMLEAYTTLGFLAARTSKIELVPWVTAAIYREPGMLAKIVSTLDVLSGGRAWLGIGAGWNEDEARGLGLPFPPLAERFERLEETIQICLQMWSDDDGPYNGKHYQLARTLNSPQPLTKPHPPILIGGGGEKKTLRMVAKYANACNLFANDDLTHKLDVLREHCDREGRDYDDIEKTVMRSLDPGEGGAGVDKLIEELQALAKLGVSEVHGGVPHVSQITALEILGREVVPAIAEF
- a CDS encoding NAD-dependent succinate-semialdehyde dehydrogenase, which produces MTSYKVVNPATGETVKEYPEATDAEIQDALKRSDEAFKTWQNAPVGERSKVLARVAELYDERKEELARIIGREMGKPVAQGIGEVGIVGSIYNYYSTEGPGLMQDEVLSVSGGGEAVVRSAPLGSLLGIMPWNFPYYQVARFAAPNLMLGNTIILKHAPCCPESALAIEQIFKDAGLPEDAYINVFATNDQAADIIADPRNHGVSLTGSERAGAAVAEVAGRNLKKVVLELGGSDAFIVLDSPDVKKTAKIGAGWRAMNAGQACNAPKRFIVKDDLYDEFVETLTDQFSQIKPGDPLDPKTAFGPLSSQAAADGLMSQIQDAIDKGATVHTGGKPVDRPGAYIEPTVLTDVTPQMRAYSEELFGPAAVVYKVANEDEAVELANSSSYGLGGTVWSADLDKARAVADRLDTGMVFINAVGGTQADLPFGGVKRSGIGRELGKFGMDEFVNKKLVRIPK
- a CDS encoding mycothiol transferase; the protein is MNSADLLRDHFDRITEIVNDAVEGLTPEQLSYRPDADANSIAWLVWHLTRVQDDHVADVAGIDQVWTSEGWARRFDLPFDDAAHGYGQSSEDVAKVKVESGDLLTGYLDAVTAQTKKYVATLTDKDLDRVVDTRWDPPVTLGVRLVSVIGDDLQHAGQASYIRGLIERL
- a CDS encoding alpha/beta fold hydrolase, encoding MNTNTTRYARNGDVEIAYEDLGGAGGDPLLLVIGLGTTRFWWPQGLVDSLVGEGFHVVAYDHRDAGESTRFPDTEKVHPLVALFRPRPAAYTAEDLTDDAVAVLDSMGWESAHLFGHSMGGLVAQRIAIRHPSRVRSLITSGAVPSDASGLSALRFVRPRFIVQMSRMKFPEGRDGDIALGVAVLRALSTSDYPFDERAARIIAERDSSSPFRDTKAMSRQTGAKWSGGSLAEIRQPTLVVHGLEDPVLRPSAGRAIATAVSGARQLMIPGLGHFVPRELWPTFARAIRTTAARATGPHA
- a CDS encoding TetR/AcrR family transcriptional regulator, with amino-acid sequence MTADRDDEIIWLRREHANLGRPAERSRAQLTAAAVRIADVDGLDAVSMRRVAADLGTGAGSLYRYVAARDDLLDLMIDAVAEEYEFTPSTGDAIADLLDIGRQMRQIMHAHPWLPAMVATTPTLGPNGIDLLEHVLGLLADHPADVSTKLETFAMLNALVSSFVQSEVNGNSGAQRRQAAYLAHVAAAGDHPRIAAAVADAPLEMTGADRFDALVGRALIGLLGDAGK
- a CDS encoding homogentisate 1,2-dioxygenase, translating into MAHYQSAGFIPPKRHTQHRLDNGRLAYEELMGEEGFSSDSSLLYHRNIPSTIADSRIWDLADQSTEPNHPIIPMHLKLHDLFAVDDTAPGGATPYQGVDVVTGRRLVLGNGDVRISYVVADTPSPYYRNAIGDECLYVERGSARVETTFGLIEAAEGDYVIIPRATNHRWVPDTDGEPLRVYCIEANSHIAPPKRYLSRFGQLLEHSPYCERDLRPAGGPLLAEDVGADAADATDVYIKHRGNGPGGIVGTVHTLPTHPLDVIGWDGCLYPYAFNVRDFEPITGRVHQPPPVHQVFEGDNFVICNFVPRKVDYHPLSIPVPYYHSNVDSDEIMFYVDGDYEARKGSGIGKGSISVHPGGYSHGPQPGAYENSVGIDYFDELAVMIDTFRPLEIGEAGRASDDGLYASSWSRNLPSN
- a CDS encoding class I SAM-dependent DNA methyltransferase, whose translation is MTTSSFDDRAATWDEPAKVERARAVASAISDAVPLQPSMRLLEYGAGTGLVSQQLVGAVGPITLADPSAGMRAVAEDKITAGTLPANTRVWDLDLSTGDTPDERFDLIVTVMALHHIADLPTVLASFATLLADGGRACIVDLEEEDGSFHNTDFDGHNGFNQKTLTGQLEEAGFAVQYRGGIFQVAKGDRSYPLFLAVCTGSARRL